The Yamadazyma tenuis chromosome 2, complete sequence sequence GTTGAtgtttctttgaagttttggaGCTTTAGTTCTTGGGTTCTTGATGTTATTCATTCTGATTTTAGTTTCTTCACCCGTGAATATTACCAAACCAAGTACCGAGTTGGTGTTCCTCAAAATCGAACCTCTGTACACAATATTGTCAGGTCCCAAAGGAATTGATTTATCTTCGAGGTTTACCAACCCCTCAAAGTTATATAAATCAGTATTTGGGTCTTCTACGGTCATCAACTCATTAAAGTTCTTTAATCCTGAAGCCTTTGACATCACATTGGAAACGTCTGGAGGAGAAAACTTCGACTTGAGGTTCGTCTCTCCATCCAAGTCCATGGTTTCAATATAAGCTATATCAGCTTCAGTATCATTAAGAACAGACAACAACACAATATCAGCAGGAATCCATTCGTCTTCGCATACTTTAataacatcaccaacacgAATCTCCTTCCAACGAGATCTtacttccttcaagttaTACCTCTGAAGCGACTGTATATCATGTGCAGAGAATACCGGCGTCTCCGTATCCTGTACGGATTGAAACGAGACTTCAGAACCATTCATATCAACACTTAAAGTTTCGGTCGAAATGGATTGGGCATCAAAACTGCTCAACAGGTCGTCTTCTTTGATACGCACGCAAGTTCGATTGTTCTCCTCCTTGTCGTGTTTATGTCTCTTCCAGTCATCAAAACCTTCTCTTGCTATCGAAATGGATATAAAGATCATTAAGGGAATAATGGTAGTGAACTTACCGGTGGTGGACCAAGATGGTATCATTTGCATGATAGCTACACACAAAAAGTAACAGTTGGCGATCTTGGAGAATTGGGCCCGCAACTGTTTGGGTAAGAATGAATACCTGGTATATTTTGACGACGTTATCACGTTCGAACAGTACGGTTCGCCCGAACGCTCGTCTATAAGGTCCTTTGTTGTCTCATCGTAGAGGTCAAGACCAAACACACTGTTGATGCCTTTGCTGAAGGAGACGGGGATGACTCTTCCATTTTTGGTGGGTGGGAGCTCTGTTTTGCCCAATATCTTATTCTTGAGCTTCGTCAATGAACTAAAGAGCTGGTGTCGGTGgtgaacttttctttgCCTAGATATGAACTCAAACGAGCTTGCTTCACTTGCAATGGAGTCAGACAGAAGGTGGGAACTCTGACCATTTAAGCTGGTACTAGAGTAGCCGTATGGGGAAAAGCCGGGTTTGCGGTCGTCATTCAGCTCCTCGATTGTAATTTGAGGAGTTCCTGATCTTTGGATCGGAACATTGAAGTGGACGGATGTGTTCTCAGTCTGAGACATTGAAGACATTTCAATGGAGTCATTTTGTTTGGCGTTAAGTTCAAACACGCTGgggttgatcaagtttgaGGCGAGCgctttgttgaacaattgagTTCTTAAAGATAGACCTCTTTTACGCCTTGCTTGTGGAGTACTGGATGGAATCAGGAGATGGTTTGGGTTGGAGGACGAGTCGGGGCTCGGCCCGCCCATGCCATCCGTATCAGTGTACGGGGTAGAAGATACATTATTATCAGACATATGATATGAATTTTCACCCTAAAACGCAGCCACCAATTGCAGTTGGGAAGTTATGGGCAGATGTTTGTGGTTATAGCCTGGCTGTGCTAGAAAATTTTCGCATTTTTAGATCGGATCTACGTATCGCAGAGCCAAGCAAAGTACAGATATCTTAAGGGGAAGCACTACCCGATATTCGTAGACTACTTACAGTTGAAAACGTATATTCAGTTTACTCCGTGAAAATGTCATGGATCTTCCACTAGGTGTGTTTACTCCCTCGAAACGACTTTAGACCCTCTCTCAATTTATTTATAACTCTTCGcaattggctgcaaatcaATTATTCGCTCTACAGTGCTCCTCTAACCCTTTAAGTCtcttttcttttgtttCGACACTCCGAGATCGATGATAGAGGATTGAATTGTAATGGtgtttcttggtgttggatAACGATGGAAGATTTTATTAGAGAAACTTATCTGTTTCTTAACTTCATTCAACACAGCCGCATTTTTGGGGAAGACGCTGGGTATATACTACAGTCGTTTAACTCACCCACTAAACACCCTCATATCTCATCCATTTGGCTTCTGTGGACGCATCCACAGAATTTCCAACCTAAATCTACGACAAACcagtggctgcaaaagaaTCTGTTAACTATAATACAAGGTGCATTCTTATACGTCGAGGGTAGCTCTGAGTCGGCCAAAACAGTAGTCCTTGTACTCCTCCACAAAGTCAGGGACATTTTTTGAGACCTCCCCACCAAGCTCGCAAATCAACTCTCCATTACCTGCCACTAGCACCATTCCTCGCGGAACTTGGTCGAGTGCCGGGGTGGGTTCGACGAATGTATTGTCAAAGATCAAGCTCGTAAGGTTATTGGCAACCTGACGCCCGTGATAACATGCCCATCCAGCactcttgatgatatcaaggCTCACCAAGTCTCCAAGCACAAAGAAGTTGCTTATAATGTGATCCTCGCATTTCAATTGTAGGTACTCATTGACAAGAATATCGTTTTTGGGGGTCACAAACTGCTTGAGGTGGCCGGCGAGGAGCGAGGTGTTGTTGCGATGGGCCGTGCACCAGATGTTCAAGTCGGAGGTGATGGTGCCGccactggtggtggataaATCCCCTGAGGTAGTTCCCAAGTCTACCGATTTGGGTGCTTCGATCCGTGTGTTGAGGATCACGTTGACACCCGACTGGCAGAGCAGATCAAGGGCAAGCCGCTTGAACTCCTCCTGGAGTGGCTCGGGCGGAATTGATGCGTGGGGGTGGATGAGGTTGATGGTCTTGTGGGGCCTGAAGTGCTTCAAGTCTCCTGCCAACTCGATGCCCACCGCCCCACCACCCACAATGGAGATGGTATTGGCAGCATCGATGCGGACCATGGAGTCGTCCATTTCCCGGAGAAATGACTTGTGAGTGTAGGCCTTAGGAGTGGTGGGCCAGTTACGATCACGGCCAGTTGCCAAAATCACATAGTCAAAGTCCACTACCGCCTGGCCACAGGAAGCCCCAGTGTCGGCGACGAGCGTATACTGGGCCTTGGTCTCATCCAAGTACGTGACGTGGCCCTGGACGTAGTTAACGTTGACACCAGCGAGATTGTTGTCGCTGGTCTCGGCTGGCAGTGGGGCCAATTCCAGCACCACGTCGTCGTTGGCCAGTACCACCCGGTCgatcttgaagttattCAAGCGGTCGAATGACACGAACTGCGTTTGGGCGAACTCGGTGTCCACAATGCACCGGGGCATTCCAATCACGTTCAAAAGCCCAGCTCGCGGCTCGATAAGGGTGATGGAAACCATGTTTTTATCGGAGTATTTTCCGGGAAACTCCCGGGACTTGGCCTTGAAGTGAGTGACAAATGCGTTGATTGCAGAGAGTCCCGCATAGGCGCcccccaccaccaagatattggtggtgaacgAGACTGGTTGGCTTGTGAATTTGTCAAGAATGGTAGCATCTGAAAATCCAGCAAACGTGGTTGTTGACGACGGAACCGGCTGTGGGGGGTGTACGGCTGTGGTCATGGGGATCTTTGTGGTACGAAAAGGCGATTTGAGGGTGAAGAAAActcttgttcttctcgCAAACTGGAAGATGTACAGATACACTTTAGGAACAGATGCGAATAAAAAAGTCGCTATAAAATTATCGATAAAATCTGTGGGCCTCGATGAGAGGGCAACTGGCGGATATATATGATGGTAGAGACATTttaaaaatgaaaaatGGGGTGTTAGTGGGATGGAAATGATATCCGGATCGATCCGAATCTActggtgggtgtatgggcTACTTCGATTGAGTTTGGTCTGCTGAGCCCCCATACCGCCCCCTCGTCCTGGTGGATCGTAAACGGGTACGTATGCGGTTCCGACATCGGCAAGCTAGTCGGGTGTTTGATGGGTTGTAATGACTTGATTTATCGTTGGCACACTCGGTCACGAGTAGGAAGGTGACCATGCTGTAGAGGAGTATTTTTTAGGCGACGACAGACAGTAATTGGTGGACTTCCTTCATGAAACTCTCCGTGGTGAAATTTACGGATTTTCTTGGAGTGCGATGCGACACCTCGGAATTTTGTGATCAATTTCTAACGCTTTTTCCAGTGTATGCAATGTGTATTAGTTTTGTGGGATGGTGACACTATCTTCTTTTGGGAATTATCTTATATACGTCTCTCTCtatgttgttgatgactcTTTTTAAGCCGAGTTTGGCCGAGTTTTGTTTGAGAAACTCTTCAAATCGGACTCGCTGGTACTTCAATTCATCGATTAACGGAATTTTTTCGTCCACATTGTAGTAAGGATTAAGAAGAATCTCAAACAAAGGCTGCCATAAAGGCAATTGCCAGTAACGTCTTAAGGAGTTTTGAAGCTTATACTTGCCATTGGGAAGCTTGTTAACGCGAATATAGTCCCCAAATAATAACGTATGGATAGTGGCTGCAATGCCATAGTAGTCTGCTTCGTACGACCAGGTCTTGTGTTCTCGCATTTGGGGGCAGTCTTGTTCATCGGTCCGGAAATCACTCGAGAATTCGGTGCCTTCTGGAAAGAGTGTCAAGTCAATTGCTCGACCAAAGTCAATTAACACCAATCGGGGACTTTGCCATTCATTTGCTTCATGTGCTTTGTTATCATAGTGCTCGGACATACTGAAGGTATTCTTGAGGTCGATCATACAGTTGTCCGCCTTGAGGTCTCCATGTATCACTCCCACCCGGTGGAGCTGCTCCACCACCCGCAAGAGCTCAATCGTGAAGAAAATGCAGAGAATTTCCTCCACCGTATCACCTTCACCTTTGTAGTAATTGACAAGATCAAGCAAAGTTCCTTGgttcaagtagttgagaatcaagaaactctCATCCTTATACATATACAAAGATTCGGGGTTCACCAAACGAGAGTCCACCAACGGATCATGTTTGAGTCTTCGGTGGAGTTGGTTGAGGATGTAAAATTCccagttggaagaaatcgtCTCTGCCTTCAAAGCTTTGAGCATCCCCACCTCATTTTCAATAAGGTAGACATATCCATATCCTCCTTGGCCCAATTCAcatttcaaagaaaagattTCGTCCCCACAAAAATTCACAATAGAACCGCTAGATCCCTTAGCCACGATCTTGGTATCCTTATCAGTGATAGACCTGAACTTACGTATGGCTTCAATGAAGTGAGTTTTGGTGTTATTATAGCCAGGATATGTTTcaagtggtggtgatattCCtgacaacaacttctcaCGTAACTTTTCCAGTAATGGATCCACAACCTGTGGTTGGTTCCTATTTGTGCCGCCAAATGAGTCTATATGTGAAGAGCTGACGATTTGGTCTTGAACTGTGGGTAATTTCGCTGGAGCTTTATGAAGGGTCTCAGTGACAAATTCATCATAGTTGGTTGAGTTGCCTCCCTCAGACTTGTCGTCTTCAAAATCGCTTTCGTGGGGCATTTTGGACACATCGTTAAACATGCTCATAACTTCGTTATTTGCAGCTTTGGAATAGAGCGTTACTGTTGGAGACTGCAAAATGTTTCTTGGTTGGAAGGTGGTCgtatcatcatctttcAAGGGAATCGTGAAAGTATCGGTGAACCGTGCATTTTCCTGGTAGCTAGCGCTTTGTGAATCTCCTTGAGTGGGTAAGGTTTCTTCGTGTACCTGACTGCTTAACTCCATATTTTTGGTTCTGctcaacatcaacaattcTACCAAAGACACCTCCTCTCCATGTTCTGGGTATATTAAGTCTAGGTTGGCGTGCACCTGTTCGGGCTTTTTCCCCGGTCTCTTGACAATTGTGGATATCTCGTTTGGGCTCGTGAGATGGACTTCATACTGAGTTGCTTCCTCAACCGGAACACCTATATCTCTGTAAACAGGGATCTTGTTCAGTGAGCTACTGCTCAGAGAGGGTCTGATTTGTTCCAATATTTCACCTGACCATGGCCGTGGGGTGAAAACATTCTCCTTCTTTCTGAGTTGAATATCAAGGATATCTTTGGATGGGGCCTTCCCATCGAATAGCTTGTCGGCCATGCGCAAATTGCTGTCGTCGGTGAAAACCGAGATCTTagacttcttgaaggtaGCAGGCATCGACTCTTCAGGAGATGGGTTTGAACCTCTCTTCAACGTCAACACTCGTTTGACTTCACTATCAGACCGGTCTGTGGTCTGCGACAGTTTCCGTAGTTCAAACTGTTTCAGGGATCTGATGAGTCTGCTCACAGGTCTGGCATTGTTCTGCAATCCTATATGGTAAACGTCCTGGGCATCGCTGAACTTTTGGCGGAGTTCAAGAACCTTAGCAAACTCTTCATAGTAAAGGGACAATTCTCTGCcgatttctttcttggCCAAATAGATGAAGATCTCAGTGGGTGAATCGGAATATTTGGCGTATTCCAACCATATCTTTAGGTATCGAGAGTCATTCTTGTACTGATTGAAGTCTCTGAAATCTGTAGTACACTTCTCTAGAATCTCTAACAATCGGCTCTCGGCGTTATTACCTTGTGGATAGCTGTCATGACACCAACGTATATAACGGACATACACCTCCAACGGGTCATCGAGGTCGTCAAGATCTGCCACTTCATCCTCAAACTCTTGTCTCTGTTGGTTGAGAAGGTCTTTTCTATGAGTACCATGCTGTTTCAACGAGTATGTCAAGCTCAGTACGGACCTGCCTCCAGGAAGTGCTTCGATATTCTCTTTCTGTGCTTCAATTTCTGATATGTTCAACGAGGACAGCATTGTTTCAGTTATATCATCAGAGGGCTTTTAGAAAGTaaacaaaaaaatcaaacacCCAAATTCGCGTTCTGCGAAGAACAAGTTTTCATCTTTAATGATTCACCAGGTGATAGCGCTAATTGCGTTGATCTGTGGTATACatgccaacaacaacttctaCAATGAGAGCTTGAGCCTCACGCCGTTGGCCCGCAACAAtcttttggccaacttcaacttcgaGATCAAATCATTACCCAAGCACCTTTCATACTATAACGAATCCAATGATAAAGATTCCATAGCTGATGCCAGCCACTACACGTACTTCCCGAGATCCATTGGACCGCTTTTGGAGAAAACGAATACCCGTGAACTCCACTTGCGGTTTGCCCAAGGCTGGTGGGATTCCGAATCATGGGGCAGTTTACCTGTAAATGGGTCGAAAAGTGGAGGTACCGGAGTAGAGGTTTGGGCAGTCATCGAAGCTCCTACGTCCAAGGAAGCgttgaagagttggtcTAAGCTAGCGGTGCTGCTTTCAGCTTTTTTCTGTGCTTCGCTAAACTTTATTGATGAGTCTATCACCACGTTTCCCATAAATGCTTTTAATCCTGATACTTCAAGTTTCAGCGCTGACCCGGCAAAtaagttgttcttgttgcGAGCGGCCATGCCAAGCGAGCCCATTTGCACGGAAAACTTGACTCcattcatcaagttgttacCCACCAGAGGGAAAGCTGGGATTTCATCGTTATTGGATGGTCACAGAGTATTCGATTCATTATGGAACTCCATGTCGATAGATATCCAAACTGAATGCGACGATGAGTCTGAAGCCtgcaacttcaagatgGACCAGAGCATCTCGGTGATTGTAGATGTGATGAGATCTTTACGTAAAAAAGAAAATGGCCCCATTCCAAAGCCCGTTGAAGGCGACAAATTACAGTGTGATAAGTCAAGAGGTTACAGTGTCTGGCAGTGTTTCCCGTTGGGGCTTCCCACGGAAATCACGTACAGCTTGCGGGATGTGTTTGGTCGACCCATTAACGGTGGTCCTTTTAGCTCTCAGGGTGTGCCAGTAACGGTGAACTTCAAAGCAGAAGGATGGGATATAAGCTTCAAAGACGGCATGAACAAAGTTGTGTCGCTCTCAGAAAATGATTCTACCTACACTATTTTAGGCGATGATGAGGTGAATATCGACTTTAAAGCTTCAGATTCCTCCAAGACAGTAGGTCTCCAGACTGCACCATTACATGCTTCCAGATCTTTAACCGGATACTCCCAAGACAAAGGTGGATTTAGAGTTGTTTTCGAGAACCCTGGCGACAGTGCTATTAGTTTCGTCTATTTTGAATCGTTACCCTGGTTCATTAGATTGTATCTCAGTACCATGAAAGCCACATCCAAGGGACAAACTGGAACTTATCAGGAGGTAGACTCGTCCGAGTATGTGACATTATCACACTATCAGCCTGCCATAGACAGAAAGAGGCCTTCCCATATGGAGTTGCTTGTGACGGTCCCTGCCAAAGAAACCTTGACGTTACACTATGAATTCGACAAGTCTTTACTTCTTTACGCGGAATACCCACCAGATGCGAACCATGGATTTTCTGTGGAGCCAGCCGTCATCACAGTGTTGGATACCAACCAGAAGAAGGTCTATGAATTGAGAACTACCAGTTCATTGGTGGTGCTTCCTACCCCTGACTTCTCCATGCCCTATAACGTAATCATATTGACAGGAACCGTGATCTCGCTTGCATTTGGCTCCCTCTAtaatttgttgataaaAGACGTCATTACCGAAgaggagtttgaaaagtttgcTGCTCAAAGTAAGTTACGCAAGTTAAGagccaagatcaagtcaTTAAAGTCTTTTTTGAAAAGTAAATAACTATATATTAATGTCACAAGCTGTCAGattattttgcagcctgGCCGCGCTTTTCGTCCCCGAGCCGGAGATCACTGGTTACTATTACATTATgtttattgaagaagcagtgTCACGGGAAGACAACTTAGTCCTACGAAGCCTTTGTCTTCCTATAGACTATAGTAACACCAAGTACTTAGCCAAACGCTTCGAGACATCTTTTGACGACCTTTTATCCAAAGATTCTCGCAGTTTCAAATACCTTTACAGCAGAAACGGCCTTATCCAAGAAGGACCCTTCCACAAAGAGTTCCCCAAAAAAGCCACTTCCCTTGACAATGATCAGTTGTACGTCGATACCAATAGTGACTTTTTTGTACGGTGGTTCCCTCGGGATATCGCCAAAATCATATTTCCTGCTATTTACTTTAACGAGCTAGTACAACAGCTAAGGAACGAAAGAAGCAAAACATTGACAGTAGAGTTCATGGGAGGACTGGTGCCTACTTCTTTTGAACGTCAGTTATGTGAGGAACGGAATGGCAACGGGGTTTGGAGTCGAAGAGGCGTTTGGTTTTGTACGTGTCAGAATGTTGATCTTCAGCGTAGAGACGATTTCGGCCCCAAATTCTTTAACACCTATAACGAGTGGTTGTTATGGGACCGGCACCTCTCCCtggtggaagaaaaggCCCGTCTAGAAGGAGATACCGAGACACTTGGACGAACTGCCAAATGCAAGTCATTCCCATGAGTTAAGAGAATGAACAGGAAATTATTTAGGAAAATGCATCATTTATAGGTCTGTTTATAGGGATAAACTCGACAGCTAGAACGGGTCCTCGTAAGGATCCTCCTCGTCGTAGTCATCGTCTTTCTCGAATTCATATATAATGGCACCTGAGTATGAGCCGAGCTCTTCTTGTGCTTGCATGAACGGTAAGTCCACCTGATCTTTGGCTAATTTCTGCTTCGTGTTTGtagtcaagttgaacgtCGTCAAGTCTTTGAGGAGACTCTCGTCTTCAGCTGAAATCTTTGcttctgtttctttgaACGCTTCATATGTGTGGTTCACCGAGTTAATGATAAACCGTGATGTCAAAGCTCTGCCTGACTTTCTACGGTTGGTTAGCGTAATCTTGAACATTGACGAGTGAAGGGCTTTGATAATGGGAGTTTTCAAGCGGCTGATCTCCATATCtatctcttcttcgtctaTTTCTGATGTATGGTAGGGTTCGACATCCAAGATAGAACTGGCAATGTATGTCAACAACGTCATATGAGAAGGGAAATTGGGGTTCTTGGTAGAGCTCGACTTGAAGTCGCCATGGAACACTCCCAATACTATGCTCGTGGGCAGAATCAAGGATGATACAAATGTGGTGAGATCTTCCAATCCCACATAGTTGAGAGAATCAACTATTATCAACGTTTTCCTTGTTAGTAGCGGTGAGGATTCAGgcttggtggtggaaagTTGCTTCACCTGCTTTACAATTTCCCCGGCTGTCACATCCATGCAGTCTATGAAGTGTGTGGCATAAGATGGCTTATTGACGGTTTCAAACGACAAGTATACTATGTCGTTATTGCAGTTATGGACGAATTCCTGGATGAGATGGTAGGATGACTGTAACAAGGAGTCTACTACTAACACAAATGGAAACCCATCTTTCAACGAGAACACCCGGTTCAAAAGAACCAAAGAGTTCTGTGTAGACATCAGTGATTGAACCAGAAATTAAATCATCGCGAAACTCATCTCACTCTTTCTACTATCACTACACCAATGTCTCTGCGAAGAAAGAACAAGGGGGAAACATACTCCATGCCGAAGCTGATAGCAGCAGAGCTTCTTCGAGAGTATGAACGGGACGATTCATCGACGTCTGAATCCATCAAAGAAACCATTAAAAGCAGCTATAATAAACAGTCTCACATACTTACAGACACTTTGAATGTGACCACAAACCTCACATACAAAGAGCGAATGAAGCTCTTGAGCGAGGCCGCACAATCACCGATAGACGTGTCGCCCACGAAGCTTGTGGAACCGGGACCTCATCCTCCtagaaagagaagaaaaagatgGGATGTGACTCCCGAAGAGAGAGAACAATTGCTCAAAGCTGAAGCTGAGCAAGCAGCTCTTGAGAAATCTACGGAACCAGCCAAACAGTTCTACGAACCGCTCGGTGAtaatgaagaaaacaagaagCAAATTGAGCAGAGCATAGTGGTGGCCCCAGAAATCAAAGGATTGGAGTTCTATAACAACACAGATGATAAGTATTTCGGAGACCTCAAGGTCCTccagcagaagaagattctcACGGGAGACGAAAAAATTGACGTCAAGGTGATGGAATTGCTTCTCAAAGTGAAAAATGGCAATCAAGCCGTCAGAAAAAGATCTTTAAGAGCATTAACAGACCAGCTGAAGACTTTAGGACCCAGTACCTTATTCAAACGGATTCTTCCCTTGCTTATTGATGACACCATATCTGATCAGGAACGTCATATTTTGGTTAAACTCATAGGAAGGATCCTCTTTAAACTCGACGAATTGATTAAACCTCACACCCATCAAATCTTGGTAGCAGTGTCTCCTTTACTCATTGACGAGGACCAGACGCTAAGATTAGAAGCTCGTGAGATtatctccaacttggccaaggctGCAGGTCTTGCAACCATTCTCTCGGCCTTGAGACCCGATCTAAGCAGCAATGACGAATATGTCCGGAATATTGCTTCCAGGATATTAGCAGTGGTAGCCAACTCTTTAGGATTGGCTAACGTTCTTCCGTTCTTGAAGGCAGTGATAAAGTCAAAGAAGAGCTGGCAGACTCGACATACGGGAATCAAAATTGTGCAACAACTTTGTCTTCAGTTAGGAGCAGGTAATGGAACTTCAATATTACCATACTTGCAACAGCTAGTTGAACTTTTGAGTGCTACGCTTTCAGATGAGATGCTTCAAATAAGGTCAATCAGTGCCATAGCAGTGTCCCAACTTGCTGAAACGGTGGCTCCGTATGGAATCGAGTATTTCGAGCCTGTTCTAGAGCCTGTGTGGGCAGGCATTAAAAGGCATAGAGGAAGGGCATTATCGACATTCTTGAAATGTCTTGGATCGATCATCCCGTTGATGG is a genomic window containing:
- a CDS encoding uncharacterized protein (COG:C; EggNog:ENOG503NU5W), yielding MTTAVHPPQPVPSSTTTFAGFSDATILDKFTSQPVSFTTNILVVGGAYAGLSAINAFVTHFKAKSREFPGKYSDKNMVSITLIEPRAGLLNVIGMPRCIVDTEFAQTQFVSFDRLNNFKIDRVVSANDDVVSELAPSPAETSDNNLAGVNVNYVQGHVTYLDETKAQYTLVADTGASCGQAVVDFDYVILATGRDRNWPTTPKAYTHKSFLREMDDSMVRIDAANTISIVGGGAVGIELAGDLKHFRPHKTINLIHPHASIPPEPLQEEFKRLALDSLCQSGVNVILNTRIEAPKSVDLGTTSGDLSTTSGGTITSDLNIWCTAHRNNTSLLAGHLKQFVTPKNDILVNEYLQLKCEDHIISNFFVLGDLVSLDIIKSAGWACYHGRQVANNLTSLIFDNTFVEPTPALDQVPRGMVLVAGNGELICELGGEVSKNVPDFVEEYKDYCFGRLRATLDV
- the BUB1 gene encoding protein kinase (EggNog:ENOG503NVH0; COG:D), with the translated sequence MSSSLNISEIEAQKENIEALPGGRSVSSLTYSLKQHGTHRKDLLNQQRQEFEDEVADLDDLDDPLEVYVRYIRWCHDSYPQGNNAESRLLEILEKCTTDFRDFNQYKNDSRYLKIWLEYAKYSDSPTEIFIYLAKKEIGRELSLYYEEFAKVLELRQKFSDAQDVYHIGLQNNARPVSRLIRSSKQFELRKSSQTTDRSDSEVKRVLTLKRGSNPSPEESMPATFKKSKISVFTDDSNLRMADKLFDGKAPSKDILDIQLRKKENVFTPRPWSGEILEQIRPSSSSSSSNKIPVYRDIGVPVEEATQYEVHLTSPNEISTIVKRPGKKPEQVHANLDLIYPEHGEEVSLVELLMLSRTKNMELSSQVHEETLPTQGDSQSASYQENARFTDTFTIPLKDDDTTTFQPRNILQSPTVTLYSKAANNEVMSMFNDVSKMPHESDFEDDKSEGGNSTNYDEFVTETLHKAPAKLPTVQDQIVSSSHIDSFGGTNRNQPQVVDPLSEKLREKLLSGISPPLETYPGYNNTKTHFIEAIRKFRSITDKDTKIVAKGSSGSIVNFCGDEIFSLKCELGQGGYGYVYLIENEVGMLKALKAETISSNWEFYILNQLHRRLKHDPLVDSRLVNPESLYMYKDESFLILNYLNQGTLLDLVNYYKGEGDTVEEILCIFFTIELLRVVEQLHRVGVIHGDLKADNCMIDLKNTFSMSEHYDNKAHEANEWQSPRLVLIDFGRAIDLTLFPEGTEFSSDFRTDEQDCPQMREHKTWSYEADYYGIAATIHTLLFGDYIRVNKLPNGKYKLQNSLRRYWQLPLWQPLFEILLNPYYNVDEKIPLIDELKYQRVRFEEFLKQNSAKLGLKRVINNIERDVYKIIPKRR
- the GPI16 gene encoding Subunit of the glycosylphosphatidylinositol transamidase complex-like protein (BUSCO:EOG09261LEU; COG:M,O; EggNog:ENOG503NUNX), whose translation is MIHQVIALIALICGIHANNNFYNESLSLTPLARNNLLANFNFEIKSLPKHLSYYNESNDKDSIADASHYTYFPRSIGPLLEKTNTRELHLRFAQGWWDSESWGSLPVNGSKSGGTGVEVWAVIEAPTSKEALKSWSKLAVSLSAFFCASLNFIDESITTFPINAFNPDTSSFSADPANKLFLLRAAMPSEPICTENLTPFIKLLPTRGKAGISSLLDGHRVFDSLWNSMSIDIQTECDDESEACNFKMDQSISVIVDVMRSLRKKENGPIPKPVEGDKLQCDKSRGYSVWQCFPLGLPTEITYSLRDVFGRPINGGPFSSQGVPVTVNFKAEGWDISFKDGMNKVVSLSENDSTYTILGDDEVNIDFKASDSSKTVGLQTAPLHASRSLTGYSQDKGGFRVVFENPGDSAISFVYFESLPWFIRLYLSTMKATSKGQTGTYQEVDSSEYVTLSHYQPAIDRKRPSHMELLVTVPAKETLTLHYEFDKSLLLYAEYPPDANHGFSVEPAVITVLDTNQKKVYELRTTSSLVVLPTPDFSMPYNVIILTGTVISLAFGSLYNLLIKDVITEEEFEKFAAQSKLRKLRAKIKSLKSFLKSK
- a CDS encoding uncharacterized protein (EggNog:ENOG503NXMC; COG:S); the encoded protein is MSTQNSLVLLNRVFSLKDGFPFVLVVDSLLQSSYHLIQEFVHNCNNDIVYLSFETVNKPSYATHFIDCMDVTAGEIVKQVKQLSTTKPESSPLLTRKTLIIVDSLNYVGLEDLTTFVSSLISPTSIVLGVFHGDFKSSSTKNPNFPSHMTLLTYIASSILDVEPYHTSEIDEEEIDMEISRLKTPIIKALHSSMFKITLTNRRKSGRALTSRFIINSVNHTYEAFKETEAKISAEDESLLKDLTTFNLTTNTKQKLAKDQVDLPFMQAQEELGSYSGAIIYEFEKDDDYDEEDPYEDPF